The following proteins are co-located in the uncultured Fusobacterium sp. genome:
- the rpsJ gene encoding 30S ribosomal protein S10: MASNKLRIYLKAYDHTLLDQSAKRIAEVAKKSGAEIAGPMPLPTKIKKYTVLRSVHVNKDSREQFEMRVHRRMVEINNSTQKTIASLTAVNLPAGVGIEIKQI; the protein is encoded by the coding sequence ATGGCTTCTAACAAATTAAGAATCTACTTAAAGGCTTATGACCATACTTTATTAGATCAATCAGCTAAAAGAATAGCAGAGGTTGCTAAAAAGTCTGGAGCAGAAATTGCAGGACCTATGCCATTACCTACTAAGATTAAAAAGTATACTGTTTTAAGATCAGTACACGTAAACAAGGATTCAAGAGAACAATTTGAAATGAGAGTACACAGAAGAATGGTAGAAATTAACAATTCTACACAAAAGACAATAGCTTCGTTAACAGCAGTTAACTTACCAGCTGGTGTTGGAATAGAAATCAAACAAATCTAA
- the rplC gene encoding 50S ribosomal protein L3: MSGILAKKIGMTQIFEDGKFIPVTVVEAGPNYVLQKKTVENDGYTALQLGFDEKKEKNTTKPVMGIFKKAGVNPQRFVKELRVDSVEGFELGQEIKADVLADVAYVDITGTSKGKGTSGVMKRHGFGGNRASHGVSRNHRLGGSIGMSSWPGKVLKGKRMAGQYGNVTVTVQNLKVVKVDAENNLVLIKGAVPGAKNGYIVIKPAVKK; the protein is encoded by the coding sequence ATGTCAGGAATTTTAGCAAAGAAAATTGGAATGACTCAAATATTTGAAGATGGAAAATTCATTCCAGTTACAGTTGTTGAAGCTGGTCCTAACTATGTTCTTCAAAAGAAGACTGTAGAAAATGATGGATATACAGCTCTACAATTAGGATTTGATGAGAAAAAGGAAAAAAACACTACTAAACCAGTAATGGGAATCTTCAAGAAAGCAGGAGTTAACCCTCAAAGATTCGTTAAAGAATTAAGAGTAGACTCAGTAGAAGGTTTCGAACTTGGTCAAGAAATCAAAGCTGATGTTTTAGCAGATGTTGCTTATGTAGATATTACAGGTACATCAAAAGGTAAAGGAACATCAGGGGTTATGAAAAGACACGGATTCGGTGGAAACAGAGCGTCTCACGGGGTTTCTAGAAACCACAGACTTGGAGGATCTATCGGAATGTCATCATGGCCAGGAAAAGTTTTAAAAGGAAAAAGAATGGCTGGACAATATGGAAATGTTACAGTAACTGTTCAAAACCTAAAAGTTGTGAAGGTTGATGCTGAAAATAACTTAGTACTTATCAAAGGTGCAGTACCAGGAGCTAAGAACGGTTATATCGTAATCAAA